The proteins below are encoded in one region of Oncorhynchus masou masou isolate Uvic2021 chromosome 15, UVic_Omas_1.1, whole genome shotgun sequence:
- the LOC135556766 gene encoding LOW QUALITY PROTEIN: uncharacterized protein LOC135556766 (The sequence of the model RefSeq protein was modified relative to this genomic sequence to represent the inferred CDS: deleted 1 base in 1 codon), producing the protein SPSPVPPSPSPVPPSPSPVPPSPVPPSLPLIPPSPVPPSPVPPSPVPPSPSPVPPSPVPPSPSLQFLPLPLQFLPPLQFLPLHFLPLPSPVPPSPVPPSPVPPSPVPPSPLSIPPSPVPPSPVPPSPLPVPPSPVPPSPVPPLPSPVPPSPVPPSPVPP; encoded by the exons tctccctctccagttcctccctctccctctccagttcctccctctccctctccagttcctccctctccagttcctcccagtctccctctca ttcctccctctccagttcctccctctccagttcctccctctccagttcctccctctccctctccagttcctccctctccagttcctccctctccctctctccagttcctccctctccctctccagttcctccctcccctccagttcctccctctccacttcctccctctcccctctccagttcctccctctccagttcctccctctccagttcctccctctccagttcctccctctcctctctcca ttcctccctctccagttcctccctctccagttcctccctctcctctcccagttcctccctctccagttcctccctctccagttcct cctctcccctctccagttcctccctctccagttcctccctctccagttcctccc